The segment CTGCTTACATAGCAGAAGAGATACGCATAGAAATGATCAACACTTGATCGTATCTCATCCGTTAACATGCAAATTCCATGCTTACCGATAGACGTCTCattttatttaacaaataaaaaaagggaagaaaatgaaaagaaaaaagaatgttGTGCATTAAAGTTTTCAAGCTTTGCGCATATACTATTGCACATACTTGATGGTACGGTAAATTCCACGAGAAAATGACCAACCAGTACAATTCAccagttttaattttaatacactgctgaaaaattaattgatacgatgaaaaacgaCCTAATAACAAAATCGTCATAACTATTTAttaacatatatatgtatatatatcggcgtacaaataaaaaaaaatgcagtaCACAAGTAAGCCACGTTAAGGAAAACATTAATACAAGTATATTTTGGGAGGGGAATACATTCATAGGTttcaggaaataaataaaatataatcgcgacgtagattaatataaataagATATGACCGTACTACAAAAtcgagaaaaagaaaatgaaagcaAAGAAGCACGTTGCTTTTAATACATTGACGCGAATACTCATTGTTACTTGGATTAACGTAATACTCTTTCACAGTGCGTTCTCCTACAATTTCACTTCGCGCGTACCGAGCTCTCATGTATATCAGTTGCGTGCACTCGtttcaaaatatacagaaatacGGACCTCCCCATTGTAAACAATTATACTGTACATTACGCTAGGGAACTGTTtggaatcaaataaaaaaataaatataaataatactgTGAAACGCGTATGTTGTACAGTAAGTACTGACGCTCTTCGCAACTGTTTCTTTTTGTGATACAACACTAAGTACATTACCGTATCGTTCATGACAATGTCGAAAGTAAAGTTAATAGGAGTCCGCGGAGACACTCGAATTTTTCCAAAAACGTACCGGAACAGATTGCTGGCAAAAGGAAACATTACTGGTAGGTAATAGAGCGTCTATAATATATTTTGCTATAAATTACAAACTACATTAGAAGTGTCTAATAACATTGGACTTAGCCGTCATAGGTTTTCTTCATCTAAATACGAATCTTTGTTTCTAAGCTACAACCTATTTGCAATCAAAGTCACTTGGTAATTTCGCTTGGAATACTGTACTTAGTGGATGGCATATAATGACTTTAAGATAGTTGGAGGATAATGAAttctcatttcttttttttttgttatttgaaGTCTGTGGCATTATTATTCGAAATGTACTCACTGAAATGCGTTTAGAATTAATAGCTATTATTATCGTGTCCCTTAACTCTATTGCAAAGTGTTTCCTTACGTTGGCTCGACGTATTGCTACCGGTTACTTTAccattttcatttaattcttaTCACTTCTTTTAATACGATGTTCTCTCACCTACCCGATAcccgaaattattttttttccattttttctttttaattagtcAGTCAAGTTGTTATTGCGCCTTCGAGGAACGGTCTATTCTCATTGCAGAATTACAGAACTAAATGCACGTGGTACCccatgtattttttttcttttaccccCTGGTCGAATGTTAACTCCACATCaattaatattataacattacaTATAACTGGTTATTTTACAAAGTGTCCCTGGATAAGTGCTGCATAAAATGTTTGTTAAACGGCAGGGGATACAAAGGAATCGTGATATTTCATTGGTATTTCTGCTGACATTCTCGTTTTAAGAATCCCTTGAACGTCCCTTTTTCGCGTGTTCGGCAAAAATGTAAGAAAACTTTAGTACCATTTAAACAAAGTGATCCCGAGATGATGTTGATAAGTTTCGAAACTAAATTTCCTTACAAACATAGGAAAGAATGAAAGTAATCTCACGTTCCTTTGTATCGTCTTAGCAATCATTTCATGCAGCAGCTATCTAGAGACACCTCGTACACTCtacataatattataaattaatcgtGTAACATGCTCAGGAATTTCATGACATTATACACTAGAGCAGGGATCCCGTTTGCTCCCACACGGTGCCTGTGTATGATTGCGTTTATTATTACGTTACTATGTGGTTACTCTATAGTAACAAGTATCTCTAGCTGCGGAGCACTGACAGCGGCGTTTCTGTTAAAGTGTTATCGCTTGTTAGTAGTGgtgttaaatattaataaatagatacCGCGATTATCATTGAACatacttttcctttttaatatctgtatataataataaattaatcgaATATATTACCGCATAATCGTGTACCTGGTACGAGCtaaatatttaggtttaaaCTTAGGTTTACCTTGTGGCTAGCTGATGGTACGGTCCGAAATGCTATTTTTCGTTTGGCTTAGCGGCGTGGCGGAAATATTCGTCGAGGAAGATGAGATACAGTCCTTCAATGGATTACTGCTCGGGATTAATTTGCTGCTCCCCTGGCTGTTGCTCCTTTTACTCTTGTCGCGATCCACCATGCTAGCATCGGTGACTTTACATGCTTCACGGCACTCGATCTTAGTGCTGCTCGTTTGCCCTTTGACGTTCACGCTATTCCCTTCGTCGATGCTATCCTCCATGATCCCTTCTATAATCAGTACCCCCTTGAACGTGGCTAAGGTTTTACGAAGCGTTATACAGAAACCTTTAGACGCTGGTATAAGTGGGAACTCCGGAAGGATCTTTTTGTCTAAACAGAAACCAGGTTGTTGATGTAGAGATTTATGCATGTGTACATGAAATTGGTAATAAGCTCGAAGCACACCGAATCACCGCGAATGTCCCGAAATGTATTGAATACTATTGGAAATCAAAAGTTTGCCCGTGTAACAATACATCTATCTACAaggggaaaaataaatttttaaacagaattCGTGGAACTCTTCAACTTCTCAAAAGGTTCAAGAATATCTGGCTTCGAATACTCGGAACCATGCGAATTTACGTCGGATCGTTGAAAAAACTTTCGAGCCGAAGACTCGAACCGCTATCGCTAAGTAcaattaaaagagaaaataaCGTACCAACGTcagatatttgtttaaaagtagTAGGCGTCACTGGAGACAATGGATGTTGATTATTGTGTTGCTCGGAGATCTCCATCCACAAGTCCAGTCGTTGCAGTAGTTTCTTTGCGTGCCTCTTGAAATGTTCCATGATGATATCTTTGAAAACAGGCGGTGGATGCTGTAGCAACTTGGTCTGCGCTTGAACCAGCTTCAGCACAACCATTTCATTGTACATCCTTGAGTTCTCTCGCCCTTGTTGAGACCCCTTCTGCTTTTCAAATCCTGCCTCGTTGAAATATGGTTCGGGCACGAGTATAAGGCCCTGGATCGATACTATAACTTGTAACAAAGTTGAGGAGCTTGTCCACACTTCTGTTCCACGGCCGGACCACGTTCCGAGCAGGCTCACGCATACTTTTCCATCTTCGTAGAGATTAGGATTCAATCTATCGTTACAATAAGAAATGTAATGGCAAAGTGGCGGAGCAGCCGGATAGTCGGCGGACAATTGAaagtcgaaaaggaagagtCCGTCCTCGTACGGTGTTTTTTCAGGGCCGCGAAACATTACAGAATACAAGTCTATCCTATCTTCAAATCCTTTCACCCATATGCCGGGTGGTAGCGAGCTTTTCAACAGTTTCAGTTCCTTGGACACAGTTCTGAAGAAATTCGTTGGGTCCGTGGGCTGGAACATTGTTAATCTAAATTTATGACTGTCCGGCGCTGTTTCCTCTATGGAGAATCCTTCCCCTTCTGTATATACCGGTGGCGGAATCTCTATCACGCACTCGGACGGCTCCTGTACCAGTTCTACGCActtctcttcctctttcttctgcttcttcgaaGGGGACGACCCTTTCTCGGCGTCAGACAGCGACATCCTCGACAGTCCGAATCGTTTAGATACTTCTGCGTGCGCTAATACGAGTTGAGCTTTAATCAGGGTACAAAGTTTCACGCAAACTTGGGAACCGGCTACGTAAGAGCTCGTAATGTATATATGCGTCTTGTTAGCCTTATTCGCGTCTGTCTTCTCTGCTGAGCGATCGGGTACATTGTTAGCATCTTCGCTTAATAGAAACTCTCCGCTTGACTCGCTCGAGCCCGATTCTTTCTTCGAGTTCTCCGCGGAATATAATCCAGAATCCTCAGGATTGGGATTAACATTGATGAATAGTCTGTCGATCGATTTCTCATCTTTCACATTCTGTTCTTTACCGGCGTCTTCGTCGTTCTTGTCATCGATGGATTCTGTCGTGTCAGTTACAGTAATGATTTTCTCGGAAGGGATATCGGAGTTCTCTGTATTTAACTCCGAGCCGTCGGATTTATGAGTGAACAGTCTGTTCACTTGATCCGCCATACGTTGCGCCACATTCGCCCGGCCGCCTTGCCTGACTCTTTCCAAAAGCCCTTGGAAGTGACTTTCATGGAAGAAAGAGGTGCCCATAAGTTTATCCATATAACGACAATCTTTGTAGACGTCTAGTAATTTCCTCATAACTTCAGTCGTCTGGAGAGACGGGTTCTGAGTAAAGATCTCTTCCAATCTGGACATAGCGATACGAGCTTTCTCGATGTGGGCGGCTAATTTTGGCTTTATATTTTCTAACTCCGTTTGCTCTGTTCCGTCATTATCGGCGATAAAACAGTCTTCCAATTCCGTTTCCCACGACGCGTCAGACGACACGTCATCCCATAGTTCTCCCTCGTCACTGTCATATTCACCTACTTTATACAAATCTTGAGGCCAACACATACTTACATGTCCATCGACCCACCACACTTTCACCCGACCTTCCGGataattatctagtacttgaccAGCCGTGCACCCAGCATCTTCCCCTTCAAAGTTGGCTATACGAATCACCAACGTACCCGGTCTGTATTGAAAATCGGGGTGATCCTTCAAATCATACACACTGACCTCGCGCTCTTCTAGTAAAGTTGGTCTAGCGAATATTTATTCAGATTAGTGCGATATCATTTACAACGAATTGAATTGCTCTCGATCGAGCGCGAGAAATGCTGGTCACTTACTGCGGACTTTGACTAGAAGTGTACGTTTTGAACCATTTTATTTTAGCTGTTCTACCTTGGTGATCGACGCTTTGAACTACACCGTACATTCTAGATTCCTCTTTTTGATCGACCACAAAATCGCCCGGGAAGAACTCTTTATCGTCTAAGTGGTGAATCGGGTAAAGCTGTGTTGATGGAATGCCTGGAAGAAGAGTAATGGATGAAGTTCTGCCACTCGTATGCTGTTGAAAACGATCTGCGATTAAGAATGTTACGAATAAAGTACCGAATTCTACCGAGCCGTCCTGCCACACAACGTTAGCTTTCGTATTTGTGGATAACGTTTCCACGACAATTTTAGTTCCAGGTATAAGTGGTACTGGCGGTacctttttctttgctttacataactttttcttcttcagtACCTTAGTCATTAAAGCGGGGCCCTTCTTCTTTTTGCCCATAGATGACATACTCGAACACCCACTGGACACCTGTAAACGTTAGAATGCTCGTTAGTCCTATTTGCTGCGCGACGATAAGTAACAGAAACTCTTACCGAAGCACTGTCGCTTTGCGAACCAGTGTCCTCCGTATCCCAGTCGTCTGAACTCTCAGTGTTTTGATTTTGTGCTGGAAGCATTAGGGTATTATTGCTTGTCACATTTtgcaaattattaatattattttgagCATTCTCTTCTAACGCCTGCTGTTCGTTAACGTCCTTCTCTTTCTTTTTATCCTCAGCCGGCTTAGTGACGCTAATATTTGGACGTGTTTTCTTCGGACTATGTTTAGGAACTTGAAAAATATCTCTTTGATGCTTCCTCCACTGTTCCCGCGTAATGACGTTCTCGTCGCCCTTAATTACATAGAAGTTTCTGTCTCCCACTTGCACGGTAGAAGGTTCAAAGACATTTAATAATTTCAACTTCTTTAAATTCTCCCCCTCGACTACGAATTTCGGCGGAGCCTGGTCCGACCAAGCGCCATCCTTCGAGTATGCTCTGCACTGCCAGTGTACTCCCACCCACTCTGTCTCCACTTTCTCCACGATCACCTTCGTCATTTTCTGCGGCTTGGCCTTCCTCTTCACTTTCATTTCTTTCGTACAAGTGATCCACTGTGCATCTTCCAGGCAGTGAATCGGTCCCCACAAACTTTGCCCGGGATAGAACTCGGAAGAGTGGGGAAAATCATTGTCCTAAAAGGTCTGCATTGAATATCTTTAATCGAAGGACAATTTTCTATTTGATTCTTACATTGTCTCGCTTCTCCTCTAACTGCCCCAAGACGCGAGAGTCCGTCTCGTTTATAACGCAACGCGATCCGTCGGGCGTAGTGAGCCACAATTTAAAGTGAGCCATCTTTATCCCGCCGACCCACGAATCCATGCAGACAGCTATATCCGTCGCGAATTCCTACGAAACATGACTATCAACTATAATATATGACTTACTTAACGAAAAGTAACCGCCGTGCACGCCTGACTACGTACTTCCAACGGAACCAAATCCTCGCTCCTAATATTCGTAAGCACCTGCTTAGTGCCGATCACTTGAACGCAAGCAGTGAGTTCGATATCCCTGCAATAACCCCTCTGTGTATCTTTCCCCTTTATCATACGGCGCACAACATCTCCCGGCATAAGCGTTCTGTCTGCCAGGTGGACCTATAAGTAGACATAAAAATTTCCcccgaaaaaaagaaagaaatcctCAATATGCTACGAAAAGAAACACCAAAGGGATGCAAGTCGTTACGTCGGAATCGAATTCGAAATTTGATTCCAACAGTCAATCGCGGACACCGTTCTCGTGTCAGGTGTCGCTCGCCGTGAAATCGAAAACATAAATACAAGGGGAAAGGGATAATACGGCGAGGCATGATATATCGTTCTGCGCAGCGTTCATTTCGTCCGCGGTGGATAGTTTGATGGGATAGCGAACGTTGGATACCTTTTTCGCGGTGACCAGCTCCTCGACACCGGAGGGATGCCAGACCACGCGAATCTCGCCCTTTTTCCTCTTCGGGTTCTCCTCGCTGTCAGAGCTCTCGTCGGACAGTTCCTGGTCGTCGTTCTCCATAACGATCCCGAACACAACGTTGCCCTTCTTGTCCACACGGTAGACGACATCCTCGTAAAAGTACTGACACTCTACCCCCAAGTTCGTAGCCATCTTTCCTCTGATCACTGTGTGCTCGCTCTCCGCCGACGACGGCTGATAGAAGGTTACACGGCGCAACGGTTACGACGCACGTCGCAGAGCAGGGATACCTGGCTCCCAACCCCGAACCCTGTCCCAACCCCGACCTAAGAATCCACCGATTCGAGATGCCTCTTGTCTCCTCCACGCCGATCGAGTAGTTATCGACCTTTTTCAAATCGAGTCTCGTTTCTACATTTTTTCAACCGTCGCCGCGGCCTACCTGTCAAAATATTTTGATTTAACGTCGTGCTACGGAGCGTACGCGTACTTGCGTGTATACGGGGTGTCCCGCACGAAACGCTGCGAGCGGTACTTTCGCTATCCTACCTACTAAGAATGGCGATGAAATTCTCGTTTCTCTTTTAAGTTTCCGGCTTATGGAATCCTTCGGGTGACGTATGCCGTCCTACCGTCGGGGATCCCTGCTTTTCTTTTTGTATCGAatggtacatatatgtatacatttttGGTGTTTTGGGTGAATCttctagaaacatgaaatttaaGATGTTCTACATTTTATGTTTGGGGAGATACAAGGGACATCGTTTTGTATTAGGAGAATTTGAAAGTGAGACGAAATGCGGTAGGATTAATATGGGGATTGGGCCAGTTTTAATTTAGAGAAGTTGGGGCACAATGAAATAATATTCTCTTGATAGCTAGAAGCAGTTTGAAGTTCACAACATGATCACAACTCACAAGACACCCTGTAAGCTATCATCTTGATAGATGATATAAGCTGATACCCTGTAGATAACAGgataatattaatgtttcattgTGCCCGTTGCATCAGTGTCCCAAGTCCACCTAAGGTCTTCTGTTATTTTGATTGTGTATTGAATAATCGTGTgaagtttaaggggtcatgcctagttggcaggcgaaaaagaacgtgattttcgggattttttgtggaaaatctaatgtatattttttgcaactatttgcttatggtaaaagtacatatattcagcaactctcggTGATTTTGTTGTagaaagatattaaaaaagaaacgaataCCAGCCACTctaccggaagctgtttttacaaAGGCGTtgcgcggtgagcacgatttctccgagccggatcaaactgaaatcaaaaactgaagaagattctgttaatatatgagtttatctggtgcGCGAATgaacgatttttcaaaaaaataatttcagacGAAATGGCGGacgtttaacgcaaaatcatgatttttcgatgtctgatttgttcgtttttcgtgaatttaaaGTAGAGTTTTCATCAAAAACCAAATTCGTTCGTTCACGCACCAGGTAAACTCatatactaacagaatcttcttcacttttcgatttcagatgatttAGTTCGGAGAAATCGTGTCCACCGCTAAATAAATTACTTCCGGGAGAGTGGCTgcttttcgttcattttttaatatttttctataacaaaatcaaTATACTTTTacaataagcaaatagttgcaaaaaacatacattagattttccacaaaaaattcccgaaaatcacgttctttttcacctgccaactaggcatgaccccttaaggaaaTGGGATAAGTAACCGTTGTTTCTGGAACACTGTCCGAAAGTTGATGCGTCGTTCTGTTGAAAGAAATTAGGCGGATACCACCCCGATCTTTCAAAGTGGCTTGACAAGGGTTTCGCATATAATGTACATTTTATAGTCATTTATTACAACATATTCTCTTAATCATATGTACAACCGATTGTCTGACAAATACATTCATACTTATATCGAATAAATATCTAAAAATATAGTGAAAGATGAAATTTCTTGTTCAATTAGGAATTAATATCACATAGCCATATGTTTATAAACAGATATGTCCTATGACTAATGAGAAACATGTTTACTCACGACATAAACCGTAAGTTTCACTTACATCTTTCAGAAAATATGTACCTTCTTTATACGCAACATATTTATTAAACTTTGTTTAATTAGGGGGTCTAGTCATAGAATAAAACAGACTAAGAATACAATTAATTTACACTGACTAGATACGCGAGGGTGAATGTTTTAAGTGTTTTTATATAACTAAGATATCGTTTCTATCATGGAAAAATAATTTCTCAGACATTGCTTTTTACTTGAAACGATCAAACTGCAAAGTGAGTACGTTGGAACCCTTGGCCCAGACTGTGCAATATAGTCTGCATCTCGCTTTCGTTCTCATGGTAGAATACATAAGCGTCGAACTTGGTCGCCAAGTTGCAGTTAGTGTCTCTGTAAATTGAGTTAAACGTACATTCCAATTATATAACTAAAAGAATTGATATGATAATTATGTATATTACCCTGCAATGAATGCAAAATAATTCGGAATGTTTCCAGTACGACCGCAAGAAGAGATTTCCATGTAACTTTGTTTACATATTACCTAAACGTTCAAATAGACTTTACTGTTATGTTACACATTTGTAAACTCTAACAGATATATTTACGTACCATGTCATCCGCGTCCTGAGTCACCCTGATTCCAatttctagacattcaaatttcaCGGGCACCAGTTTTAATTCCTCCAACTTTAATACTTGTACGATCGCTCTTTCGATTTGTTTAACATCTCCTGCCGCACCAATATACATAGAGCCACAGTATTTAACACAATATCCAGCATTTAAAGATTTGCTCGCCGATTTAGGTATCTCGGGTTTCTCTTCGCCATTCTGCGTCTCTGAAGCAAATCTCTTTAGAATCTTTTTCAACCCCTCAACACCCGAGTTTCTTATGAGATGAACTACTGGGGCGTACAAGTCATTTGTTTGTTTATTGCGATGCTGAAAATCCATGATATTACAAATGCAGTCATATTTAATTAAAGAGAATGGATTTGCGATACATACCTTAACTACGTGTAGACACACTGGTCGGCCCGTGGTTTTTTTCATAATTCTACGTAGCTGTCCCTTCGTACTAGATGTTATAGCATTTCCATTTATCTCGTCCAACACGTCCCCAATCTCCACTTTATCctaatagaaaattatttaaagaattcaAATTACATTAATATCGATAATTTTTTATGCCGAAACTTCGACTTTTAATTCTGATTCTTATGAAAATTTAAGAGAGAATATCGCGCTTCTTACATCTTCCGCAGCCACAGAATTTTTATCCAGATTGATTATTAAAGCCTTCCCTTTGATGAAACTGTAAAGCGCAAAAGGTGTTATTTACTACGAGAATTTCCCTTTCATAACTAACATTACTCACCATACAGAGATACCTAGACATCTACAAGGAACTAATTCCAGAGCCACGCACTCTGGTAGTTGCCAGGACTCGTCCAAAAAACTAGAATTccgtaaatttaatttaaacttcAATTTACTACTTTGCAGTAATaccgataaaaatatttcaccgaGAATGTCATCTCCTACAATACTGTTTTTATCATAATAGTCGGTAGCCATTAATGGTGTCCTGACCTGTAGATGTTTGTGCATAGTTAGTTATTAAGGCATTAAGtaaattataaacgaatcgtTGAGCTTTGCTTAAGTTGATAAATGCATTTTAAGTATACCAGCATTTCAATCGGAATATGAAGGCACTTTCGCGTTAAACATGTTCTAATTAAAAGTCTAAGATGTCCAGTAGGAGTATGCACTTTTGGAGTGTCTCTTACTTGTTCGACTGCCAGAGAGTAAGTGCAACAGGAACTGAAACAGTGTCATGTTTACTTTTCAAAATACTTTATGTACATTTAACACATTGACCGCTGCGCGATTCTCCCATGTTTTCCCCCATGATTCTTAATGTCAGAAATGTACAAATCTAAGGGCTTATTTCTTTAAGCGTTCTAAGGAAGCCTTAAGTTCGAAGCACCGGCCACTGGTGACTTCCGCAACAGTCaacatattaaataatgaaatcaATAAAGCTACTGAACCGTATTTCTTGTTCCGAACTGATTAATATAAATTGAAATCTCTTTCATGGAGGACTTTCAATTTATATTAAAGTATACTTTAGAAGATAACGTATGTTTCGGTATAAACCTAAAATGCTTTTCCGCGATTTCTTCCAAACAATACCAAGCGTCAGGTAACTTTGAAAAGT is part of the Andrena cerasifolii isolate SP2316 chromosome 1, iyAndCera1_principal, whole genome shotgun sequence genome and harbors:
- the LOC143368186 gene encoding uncharacterized protein LOC143368186 isoform X1; this encodes MYGITILTDNAMTVSNPLIKELKGWTRKLTECDTEIDDGNIELPSFCRCLEKCLQNGILMRLNTTNFSKLPDAWYCLEEIAEKHFSSCCTYSLAVEQVRDTPKVHTPTGHLRLLIRTCLTRKCLHIPIEMLVRTPLMATDYYDKNSIVGDDILGEIFLSVLLQSSKLKFKLNLRNSSFLDESWQLPECVALELVPCRCLGISVCFIKGKALIINLDKNSVAAEDDKVEIGDVLDEINGNAITSSTKGQLRRIMKKTTGRPVCLHVVKHRNKQTNDLYAPVVHLIRNSGVEGLKKILKRFASETQNGEEKPEIPKSASKSLNAGYCVKYCGSMYIGAAGDVKQIERAIVQVLKLEELKLVPVKFECLEIGIRVTQDADDMVICKQSYMEISSCGRTGNIPNYFAFIAGDTNCNLATKFDAYVFYHENESEMQTILHSLGQGFQRTHFAV
- the LOC143368169 gene encoding (E3-independent) E2 ubiquitin-conjugating enzyme UBE2O — protein: MATNLGVECQYFYEDVVYRVDKKGNVVFGIVMENDDQELSDESSDSEENPKRKKGEIRVVWHPSGVEELVTAKKVHLADRTLMPGDVVRRMIKGKDTQRGYCRDIELTACVQVIGTKQVLTNIRSEDLVPLEEFATDIAVCMDSWVGGIKMAHFKLWLTTPDGSRCVINETDSRVLGQLEEKRDNDNDFPHSSEFYPGQSLWGPIHCLEDAQWITCTKEMKVKRKAKPQKMTKVIVEKVETEWVGVHWQCRAYSKDGAWSDQAPPKFVVEGENLKKLKLLNVFEPSTVQVGDRNFYVIKGDENVITREQWRKHQRDIFQVPKHSPKKTRPNISVTKPAEDKKKEKDVNEQQALEENAQNNINNLQNVTSNNTLMLPAQNQNTESSDDWDTEDTGSQSDSASVSSGCSSMSSMGKKKKGPALMTKVLKKKKLCKAKKKVPPVPLIPGTKIVVETLSTNTKANVVWQDGSVEFGIPSTQLYPIHHLDDKEFFPGDFVVDQKEESRMYGVVQSVDHQGRTAKIKWFKTYTSSQSPQPTLLEEREVSVYDLKDHPDFQYRPGTLVIRIANFEGEDAGCTAGQVLDNYPEGRVKVWWVDGHVSMCWPQDLYKVGEYDSDEGELWDDVSSDASWETELEDCFIADNDGTEQTELENIKPKLAAHIEKARIAMSRLEEIFTQNPSLQTTEVMRKLLDVYKDCRYMDKLMGTSFFHESHFQGLLERVRQGGRANVAQRMADQVNRLFTHKSDGSELNTENSDIPSEKIITVTDTTESIDDKNDEDAGKEQNVKDEKSIDRLFINVNPNPEDSGLYSAENSKKESGSSESSGEFLLSEDANNVPDRSAEKTDANKANKTHIYITSSYVAGSQVCVKLCTLIKAQLVLAHAEVSKRFGLSRMSLSDAEKGSSPSKKQKKEEEKCVELVQEPSECVIEIPPPVYTEGEGFSIEETAPDSHKFRLTMFQPTDPTNFFRTVSKELKLLKSSLPPGIWVKGFEDRIDLYSVMFRGPEKTPYEDGLFLFDFQLSADYPAAPPLCHYISYCNDRLNPNLYEDGKVCVSLLGTWSGRGTEVWTSSSTLLQVIVSIQGLILVPEPYFNEAGFEKQKGSQQGRENSRMYNEMVVLKLVQAQTKLLQHPPPVFKDIIMEHFKRHAKKLLQRLDLWMEISEQHNNQHPLSPVTPTTFKQISDVDKKILPEFPLIPASKGFCITLRKTLATFKGVLIIEGIMEDSIDEGNSVNVKGQTSSTKIECREACKVTDASMVDRDKSKRSNSQGSSKLIPSSNPLKDCISSSSTNISATPLSQTKNSISDRTIS
- the LOC143368186 gene encoding uncharacterized protein LOC143368186 isoform X2 is translated as MRLNTTNFSKLPDAWYCLEEIAEKHFSSCCTYSLAVEQVRDTPKVHTPTGHLRLLIRTCLTRKCLHIPIEMLVRTPLMATDYYDKNSIVGDDILGEIFLSVLLQSSKLKFKLNLRNSSFLDESWQLPECVALELVPCRCLGISVCFIKGKALIINLDKNSVAAEDDKVEIGDVLDEINGNAITSSTKGQLRRIMKKTTGRPVCLHVVKHRNKQTNDLYAPVVHLIRNSGVEGLKKILKRFASETQNGEEKPEIPKSASKSLNAGYCVKYCGSMYIGAAGDVKQIERAIVQVLKLEELKLVPVKFECLEIGIRVTQDADDMVICKQSYMEISSCGRTGNIPNYFAFIAGDTNCNLATKFDAYVFYHENESEMQTILHSLGQGFQRTHFAV